The following is a genomic window from bacterium.
CGCCTCTGCTTTTAGCGCTTACCTGAACCAGATTGTTCAGCTCAGTCCTGTTTTGTCAAAGCTTGTTTCCATTCTCATGATCGCAGTGGTCACTCTTGTTAATATTCGTGGAACGAGGCGAAGCTCTGATCTGCAAAATTGGACAACGGCAATGAAAGTCTCGGCGATCTTAATCATGAGTATCGCTCTCCTTGTGCTGGGTAGGAATTCAACGCATCTTTACACGAATCTCTGGCCTGACTCCTGGAGTATCGCAACATTCTCCAGCGCAGGCGTTGCGATGATCGGTGTTTTATGGGCTTATGAAGGATGGCAATTCGCAACATTCAGCGGTTCGGAGGTGATCCATCCTGCGCGCAACTATCCACGCGCTTTTCTGGCCGGCCTGCTGACTTTGATTTTCATTTACTTGATCGCAAATCTTTCTTACGTTTCAGCGCTGGGTCGATCTGCCGCAAATACGGATCGTATTGCGGCGTCCGCTGTTTCGGCAGTGGTAGGAGATTGGGCTGGAAAGATTGTGGCTGCCGCAATTTTGATTTCCATTTTCTCCGCCGGAAATAGCATTCCACTCACGCTGCCGCGCGTCTTCTATGCAATGGCAAAAGACGGTCTCTTCTTTCAAAAACTGGCCGAGGTTCACCCTAACTTCAGAACGCCTGTCTTCGCCATCGTTGCCGGTTCCTTATGGGCAGTCGTTCTTACAATGACAGGCACATTTCAACAGTTGTTTACATACGTGGTTTTTGGCGGATGGATTTTTTATGGGCTTGCAGCTGCCAGCGTCTTTCCTCTGCGAAAACGTTCTACTGAAACGGAAACCGGATACAAAGTTCCAGGTTATCCGTATACTCCGGTTGTATTCATACTTGCCGCTGCGGCTCTGGTTGTAAATACAATCATCAAGCAACCAAAGGAAAGTATTGCCGGGCTTATTATCATTGCTACCGGCGTTCCTGCCTATTTCTTCTGGTATCGCAGGAGAAAGCGGTCCTTGTTACTGCAGTCTCCACACTCCGGTTGAGTGAGGCGGCATCGCGAAAGTCCAGCGACCTGACGAACCGGAAGGATTCGCCGGATTGCCATCAGTGAAGACTGCCTCCAGACGAACCGCAGTTACGGCGAGCGGCCCGGCGGTCACAAAGGAATCGCCCAGGTTGTGAACCACTACCACGGTCTCTACACTATTAGTACGAGTGAATGCCAAAACGGTAGAAGGTCCCTGTGTGAGCAACTGGAGATCACCGGAGCGTAATGCGCCCGAGTTTTTGCGTGCATGGATCAGGTTGCGATAGTGTGATAGCAACGATGCCGGCTTATTGGCTTGATCCTGTACGTTTGCGGAATTCTTACCTGGCGAAAATTCATACCATGGGGAACCTGTCGTAAAGCTCCACTACGCGAATCATCCCACGGCATCGGCGTGCGCTTTGATTCATCTCCCGAAGCTGGTCCGTTTTGGATTCCAACTTCCTCGCCATAGTAGAGAAAAGGAACACCCGGGAGAGTAAGCAAAATCGATGCAGCAACTCGAAGTTTTCCCGCGTTGTTCTGCAGCTGCGTCGCAAAGCGAACCTGATCATGATTCGTAAGAAAAAGCCCAAAACAGAATTAGCACAGGCGTGAGCAAAGAAAGGATTTTCCTCGTCAACAAAAATATACCGTGAACCAAAAAATAATGCATGTTGAAAAATGCATCTTGCAATGGCGACCCGTTAGTTCGAAACTATTCAATATGCAATTTGCAACCTGCAATAGCCTTCAGTGGGCACATCCAATAGTCCAGGAGTGGTTCCTCAAGAAATTCGGGACACCTACTGAGCCGCAGGAAGAGGGTTGGCCTCCTATCGTTTCAGGGCAAACAACTTTGATCTCGGCTCCCACCGGTTCCGGCAAGACGCTTGCTGCATTTCTTGTGTGCATCGAACGTCTTGTGCGAAAGTCTTTGAATGGGGAGCTCAAGGATCAAACAGAAGTTCTCTATGTCTCTCCGTTGCGCGCGTTGAGCAACGATATTCAGGTGAATTTGCAGACACCGCTGCATGAGATTTCCGCGCTTGCAGTAAAACATTGGATGAAGATGCAACAGATCCGTACGGCAGTGCGCACCGGCGATACGCTCACGCGGGAAAGGCTTGCCATGCTCCGGAAGCCACCACACATCCTTGTAACGACGCCTGAATCACTTTACATTTTGCTCACCGCAGAGAAAAGCCGCGCGATATTGCAGAGCGTGGAGACTGTGATTGTGGATGAGATCCACGCAGTTGCAGATGACAAGCGTGGCGCTCATCTGACGCTTTCGCTGGAACGATTGGAATCGTTGACGCAAAAACCTCCCGTTCGGATTGGACTTTCCGCCACGCAAAAACCGATCGAAGAAGTTGCGCGCTTTCTTTGCGGATCAGAACGTCCCGAGCCGGTGATTGTGAACGTCGGACACAAGCGCGCAGTTGATCTGGGTATCGAGGTTCCGGACAGTGAACTGGGTCCCGTCGCTTCTCATGATCTCTGGGATGAAGTGTACGAGCGGATTGCGCAGCTTGTTAACGATCATCGTTCAACTCTTGTCTTTGTGAATACACGCAAACTTGCCGAACGCACCGCTCACAGATTGATCAAAAAGCTGGGAGAAGATGTCGTTGCTGCGCATCATGGCAGTCTCTCGCGCAAAATTCGTCATGCTGCGGAAAAGAAGCTCAAAAATGGCGAGCTCAAAGTGCTGGTTGCCACTGCTTCGCTGGAATTGGGAATCGACATTGGAACGGTTGACCTTGTGTGTCAAATCGGTTCATGCAGGTCGATTGCAGTGGCGCTGCAGCGAACCGGGCGGTCCGGTCACTGGCGAGGCGCAGTGCCCAAAGGGCGATTCTTCCCAACGACGCGCGATGAGCTGGTCGAATGTGCCGCGTTGGTCCGCGCCGTTCGTTCAGGAGATCTCGATCGATTGATGATTCCTGAAGCTCCACTCGACATTCTGGCGCAACAAATCTGCGCAGCTTGCGCTTCTCAGGAATGGCGCGAAGAAGATTTGTTTCAAATGGTTCGCCGCGCGTATCCTTATCGAAACTTGAGCCGCCCGGAGTTTGATTCCATTTTGGAAATGCTTTCTGAGGGTATTGCTGCTTCACGCGGGCGATATGGAGCGTATCTGCATCGCGATCGAGTTCAGGGAATTCTTCGCGCCAGGCGCGGCGCGCGATTGGCTGCCATCACGAGCGGTGGAGCCATACCTGAAAATGGAATGTACACGGTCATAGCAGAACCCGAAGGAAACGTTGTAGGAACTCTGGATGAAGATTTTGCAATCGAAAGTAATGCAGGCGATATCATGCTTCTCGGCACAACTTCCTGGATGATTCGTCACGTACAATCCTCTACTGCCCGAGTGCTGGTGGAGGACGCGCATGGTGCTCCACCCACAGTTCCGTTCTGGCGCGGAGAGGCCCCGGCCCGTACGGAAGAGTTATCAGCGCATGTCTCGCAACTTCGCGAAGAGGTTTGTACCGCGGGCGTCTCGCCGGCGGAAGCCGTAAGCCGGCTGATCACAGAATGCGGTCTGGACAAACCGGGCTCTGAGCAAATCCTCGCTTATATTCTGGAAGGTGTGGCAGTTTTGGGCGCAGTGCCGACGCAAAAAAGGATTATTGCGGAACGTTTCTTCGATGAATCGGGAGGGATGCAGCTGGTGATTCACGCGCCTTTCGGAGCGAGGATCAACAAAGCATGGGGACTCGCCTTGCGCAAGCGTTTTTGCCGCTCTTTCAATCTGGAACTGCAAGCTTCCGCCACCGATGACGGCCTGAACATTTCGCTCACGGAAAAGCACAGTTTCCAGCTTGCGGACGTATTCCGGTTTCTACATTCTAATAGCGTAGAATCTGTGGTGACTCAGGCTGCTCTAGTTTCGCCCCTTTTCGGGACACGGTGGCGATGGGATGCGATGCGCGCGCTCGCAGTGATCCGCTTTCAACGCGGGAAAAAAGTTCCCTTGCAGATTCTCCGGATGCGAACGGAAGATTTGCTCGCATCGGTCTTTCCGGATGCCGCGGCGTGCCAGGACAATGTTGTGGGGGATATTCAACTGCCCGATCACCCATTGATTCAAGAAACGATGAAAGATGTTTTGCAGGAGGCAATGGACCTGACCGGATTGAAGCAGGTTTTACAGGAAATCCAAAATGGTTCGATCGAATGTCTTGCAGTGGATACTGCAATCCCGTCAGTATTCTCACATGAAATACTGAATGCGAATCCGTATGCCTATTTGGATGATGCGCCGCTGGAAGAAAGGCGCGCCCGCGCCGTCAGTATGAGGCGGGTTTTACCGGAGCAGGTGGTCGGCGAAGTTGGAATGCTGGATCCTGCCGCAATTGCAGACGTGGTCGAACAAAGCATCCCGGACGTTCGCACAGTGGAGGAACTGCATGATGTTCTGCTTTCTGTGATTGCATTGCCGGCAAACCTCTCTTCATTCGGATTCCAGCCGCGGGAGCTCTGGTCTGAGTTTTTGGAAGAATTAATAAAGCAGAAGCGTTCCGGAATTGCGCATTGCAGCGGACGGGAAGTCTGGTTTGCTGCTGAGCGGTTTCAAGCGTTCCGCGCAGCGTATCCTTCTGCTGAGATTCTTAACGCGCCCGCAAATGTGGAAGCTCCGCAGATCTCGCACGAAGATTCTGTCTGTTCGATTGTTCGCGGATGGATGCCTTACTGCGGACCGGTAACTGCTGAAATATTTTCTGAAACGTTAGCTCTGCCTGCAGATGAAATAGAACAGGCGTTGCTCCGGTTGGAATCATCGGGTTCCGTTCTCCGCGGAAAATTTAAGATTGCTCACGGCGTTCAAGTTGAGTGGTGCGACCGGCGACTTCTGGCGCGAATCCACCGGCTCACGATTGGTACTGTGCGAAAACAGATTGAGCCGGTGACTGCCGCCCAATTTCTGCGATGGTTGTTCCGCTGGCAACATGTTGCTCCGGGAACCCAACTACGCGGCGAACGAGGCGCCGCCGAAGTGCTGCGACAACTGCAAGGTTTTGAAATACCGGCGCGCGAGTGGGAACGGCATATCCTCGCGCAAAGAATTAGCAATTACGATCCAGCCATGCTGGACAAGCTTTGCTGGACAGGCATCGTAGGTTGGGGACGTTTCTCTTCTCCCTCCGCGCTTTCAACAACGCGCAGGAGTATTCCTGGCACTGCGGCGCCCATTACT
Proteins encoded in this region:
- a CDS encoding amino acid permease, which encodes MAELVRTLSLRDLVLLIIGAVIGSGIFIIPGAVLRSVDASVGVALLVWVFGGILSLLGALTYGELSARNPNAGGLYNYIRDGFGSLPAFVYGWTLFFVIGSGATATLASAFSAYLNQIVQLSPVLSKLVSILMIAVVTLVNIRGTRRSSDLQNWTTAMKVSAILIMSIALLVLGRNSTHLYTNLWPDSWSIATFSSAGVAMIGVLWAYEGWQFATFSGSEVIHPARNYPRAFLAGLLTLIFIYLIANLSYVSALGRSAANTDRIAASAVSAVVGDWAGKIVAAAILISIFSAGNSIPLTLPRVFYAMAKDGLFFQKLAEVHPNFRTPVFAIVAGSLWAVVLTMTGTFQQLFTYVVFGGWIFYGLAAASVFPLRKRSTETETGYKVPGYPYTPVVFILAAAALVVNTIIKQPKESIAGLIIIATGVPAYFFWYRRRKRSLLLQSPHSG
- a CDS encoding alpha-glucosidase C-terminal domain-containing protein, which produces MLSHYRNLIHARKNSGALRSGDLQLLTQGPSTVLAFTRTNSVETVVVVHNLGDSFVTAGPLAVTAVRLEAVFTDGNPANPSGSSGRWTFAMPPHSTGVWRLQ
- a CDS encoding DEAD/DEAH box helicase, whose amino-acid sequence is MQFATCNSLQWAHPIVQEWFLKKFGTPTEPQEEGWPPIVSGQTTLISAPTGSGKTLAAFLVCIERLVRKSLNGELKDQTEVLYVSPLRALSNDIQVNLQTPLHEISALAVKHWMKMQQIRTAVRTGDTLTRERLAMLRKPPHILVTTPESLYILLTAEKSRAILQSVETVIVDEIHAVADDKRGAHLTLSLERLESLTQKPPVRIGLSATQKPIEEVARFLCGSERPEPVIVNVGHKRAVDLGIEVPDSELGPVASHDLWDEVYERIAQLVNDHRSTLVFVNTRKLAERTAHRLIKKLGEDVVAAHHGSLSRKIRHAAEKKLKNGELKVLVATASLELGIDIGTVDLVCQIGSCRSIAVALQRTGRSGHWRGAVPKGRFFPTTRDELVECAALVRAVRSGDLDRLMIPEAPLDILAQQICAACASQEWREEDLFQMVRRAYPYRNLSRPEFDSILEMLSEGIAASRGRYGAYLHRDRVQGILRARRGARLAAITSGGAIPENGMYTVIAEPEGNVVGTLDEDFAIESNAGDIMLLGTTSWMIRHVQSSTARVLVEDAHGAPPTVPFWRGEAPARTEELSAHVSQLREEVCTAGVSPAEAVSRLITECGLDKPGSEQILAYILEGVAVLGAVPTQKRIIAERFFDESGGMQLVIHAPFGARINKAWGLALRKRFCRSFNLELQASATDDGLNISLTEKHSFQLADVFRFLHSNSVESVVTQAALVSPLFGTRWRWDAMRALAVIRFQRGKKVPLQILRMRTEDLLASVFPDAAACQDNVVGDIQLPDHPLIQETMKDVLQEAMDLTGLKQVLQEIQNGSIECLAVDTAIPSVFSHEILNANPYAYLDDAPLEERRARAVSMRRVLPEQVVGEVGMLDPAAIADVVEQSIPDVRTVEELHDVLLSVIALPANLSSFGFQPRELWSEFLEELIKQKRSGIAHCSGREVWFAAERFQAFRAAYPSAEILNAPANVEAPQISHEDSVCSIVRGWMPYCGPVTAEIFSETLALPADEIEQALLRLESSGSVLRGKFKIAHGVQVEWCDRRLLARIHRLTIGTVRKQIEPVTAAQFLRWLFRWQHVAPGTQLRGERGAAEVLRQLQGFEIPAREWERHILAQRISNYDPAMLDKLCWTGIVGWGRFSSPSALSTTRRSIPGTAAPITFFIREHCEWLHQKAPSQSEFAFSPEASLVFEALQKQGASFVSDLVRCTNLKKRQVETALWELVTAGFVTADGFDSLRSLLENRKKALQISRSGAGRWSVLRAQNTAETEPNVEAACRMLLERYGVVFRDVVQRETLVPRWRELLLTFRRLEDRGEVRGGRFISGFVGEQFALPLAVDSLRAIRKIEPSGEIVRLSAADPLNLVGIIVPGERVSAVSRTPVTFCDGVPQVTYIG